aatttatatttttttactctatTCTCTGTAACTTTGTACATTTTTACAGGTCTACATATTTTTGTGAGAATGATCTAGCTATCTATTGTCTCTCTGAAACACCCTTCGTTTCAACATTCTGTTCTATTTTCccgtttaaaatatttttctttactcATGAAAGTCATGATAATAAATTGCtcttacatcatgtacatgttaaGTCACTACTAATATAGAAAGCTAATCAACGATCATAAGAAAAATCACCGGTACATCCAATGGCAGGAAACATGGTCGGAAAAAACTTTCGACCTTACCATCCTTTTTGGAGTTACTACCCTAATACTGAGTATAACATATATGATAGGTCTTTCGTTTCTGTTTGTCTGCTAGTTTGTGATAACTTTCGGTTAGAAcgatttcaaatttgaagttAGCTGATCTTAATTATTGATTCCACAGTGTATTCAACCaaattatattttgcattaCCAGACCAGGAAAAGAATTTCCAAGTAATATATGTGCACCCTCAAATAGTTTGAAcataaattaatgtaaaaaaataacacgaAATTATTTCAAGCATCTGTTCAAAGGGCGTTTCTGGATATACCTTCATCCAGATCGCTCAAAGTCAAATTCTTGAAAGCCAATGACGCATACGGACAGAGGACGTTGAAAAGCTATTAACCAAAAAGGACTCAAAAAGCCAAATCCATCTGAGGCCAACTTTGCCTGACGGAGTTGAAACCTTAAAAGCTTCCATATAAAATATAGTCAGCTTGATTTGGGGGTTGTTTGTCATGTTGTCAGCACTGCCCTGATTCTTTGGTATATTGGCATGCACTTAATGTTCGATACTAACAAGTCATCAGCACTATATCTTGATTATCAATTTTCtccttgtttttttatttttatttgtaacatataaattaacaaaaatgaatcaACAGGTTTGTTTAACTAATAAATGATAacaaactaaattaaatattcgTGAAATAGAAAGCCCCTTTTTGAGTGCAGGATATAGAATATTTTCGATAGCATTCATATTATCACATTTAAAATGCTGTTGAATTTGAAAACTCCATAATTGATTGTAAAATATCTAATAATAAAACAACCTTAATACATTGTGatcatataacaaaaaaattgtataatgcctaaacaaatatagaagtaatgaaaaaaacaatttaaaattctttaaaccGCTTAACAAGgctaaaaaaacccagaaaaacGTAGCTTTTAAAAAAGCTTGACTTGTTGCATTGTCTCACATCTCTAAAAATTgcatataaataatatgttaaCTACATTCTTGATTATATGACGACGAATGGTCTTTTCTGTACATGCCACACCTTGTGAGCCGAggaattattttacaattaggAGAAAATGTTTTGTGGTTATCAGACACATCTTTCATTTCCAGATAATCACTGTCCGACGACGAATAATCCGACGATAAACGTTCTTTTTCATGTTGTTTGTCTGAAATTCGAAGTTTACTTTTAAACGACTCGGATATCTCAACTTCCGGTCGAACATAGTCATAGTCTTTTTCTTCACATTCGTCACTTTCTTCATGATGATAATCTGAGACACTCGCTTCCGCTCGGAACAAGTCGAATATTATTGTTATTCCAGACGAGGTATCGTTTAAATGGCATTTGTGTGTTCCTTCAATTCCAGAGTCATGGCTAAAATACAGTTCACCAGTATATGTAAGATATAATTTCAATTCACCGCCAATATTttcctttgaaaatatttggaCAATATTCCAGCGTGTTGGACACGCAACTTTACTGTCAACTTGAAACGATTCCGGGTCACGTGATTTGAGTTCGGACGGATCAAGATTAATAAACCCAAGTTTGATATGACACCGGCTTGGTTTATTAATGTTTTCTGATATTGcgtttgtttgaattgttacaGAATGACCCGGTTTCAGTTTTTTGTTAAGACAGCACACCGTGGCGGGATTTTCCACGAGAAGTTTTACAGATCGTCTGTCTTCGTCTAAACATCGAATATTGCATCCGGTCACGTGATGAAAACATCTGTCATGAATATTTTCTGAgtctgaaaatagaaaaagcAAAATACAATGTAATGTCATTTTTAAATCAGAGTATCTTTATTTACCATGGTTCAAACCagtaaacatattaaaacaaatgagtCCTAAAACAGAACATTGATAATTTGTTATTGTAAG
The nucleotide sequence above comes from Mytilus trossulus isolate FHL-02 chromosome 5, PNRI_Mtr1.1.1.hap1, whole genome shotgun sequence. Encoded proteins:
- the LOC134718170 gene encoding uncharacterized protein LOC134718170 is translated as MAEQIASNEWDHRNICKRNKDKMDVHFSHHCGENIELSEEKQKASWNHKYSGGIAFSSQPLRPNSKMKLDLTGTGHAYVGIIKRDPASVTNMRKALTSDIIVATEVKVHKRLGAVNIVSDTKDGKDCISFESYNGTKTIDINSEVWLFLYIKFGDMIAVLHSENIHDRCFHHVTGCNIRCLDEDRRSVKLLVENPATVCCLNKKLKPGHSVTIQTNAISENINKPSRCHIKLGFINLDPSELKSRDPESFQVDSKVACPTRWNIVQIFSKENIGGELKLYLTYTGELYFSHDSGIEGTHKCHLNDTSSGITIIFDLFRAEASVSDYHHEESDECEEKDYDYVRPEVEISESFKSKLRISDKQHEKERLSSDYSSSDSDYLEMKDVSDNHKTFSPNCKIIPRLTRCGMYRKDHSSSYNQECS